A window of the Tunturibacter empetritectus genome harbors these coding sequences:
- a CDS encoding glucose 1-dehydrogenase — MPTKPFNILESFRLDNKVALVTGSASGLGAAIAIALSQAGATVACHGNRRAATETAAAIGENAAAFHADLASPTGAEDLFTQVKERFGRVDILINNAGTILRAAAEEVTLEDWQQVLQVNLTSVFQLSQLAARDMIPRGGLGTNCGKIVNIASLLSFQGGIRVPAYAASKGGVAQLTKALANEWAPKGIQVNAIAPGYFATTNTEALQADETRNRQILDRIPAARWGQPEDLAGAALYLSSPASNYVTGTVLTVDGGWMGR, encoded by the coding sequence ATGCCCACCAAGCCCTTCAACATTCTCGAAAGCTTCCGCCTCGACAACAAAGTAGCCCTTGTCACCGGCTCCGCCAGCGGCCTCGGCGCAGCCATCGCCATCGCTCTCTCGCAAGCAGGAGCCACGGTAGCCTGCCACGGCAACCGCCGCGCCGCCACAGAGACCGCCGCAGCCATCGGCGAAAATGCCGCAGCCTTTCACGCCGATCTCGCCTCCCCTACTGGCGCCGAAGATCTATTCACCCAGGTCAAAGAAAGATTCGGCCGCGTCGATATCCTCATCAACAACGCAGGAACCATCCTCCGCGCCGCCGCCGAAGAGGTCACCCTCGAAGACTGGCAGCAGGTCCTTCAGGTCAATCTCACCAGCGTCTTCCAACTCTCCCAACTCGCCGCTCGCGACATGATCCCGCGCGGCGGCCTTGGCACAAACTGCGGAAAAATCGTCAACATCGCCTCCCTCCTCAGCTTTCAGGGCGGCATTCGCGTCCCTGCCTACGCCGCCAGCAAAGGCGGAGTCGCCCAACTCACCAAGGCCCTCGCCAACGAGTGGGCCCCCAAAGGCATCCAGGTCAACGCCATCGCACCCGGCTACTTCGCCACCACCAACACCGAAGCCCTCCAGGCCGACGAGACCCGCAACCGCCAGATCCTCGACCGCATCCCCGCCGCTCGCTGGGGCCAACCCGAAGACCTCGCAGGCGCTGCCCTCTACCTCAGCTCTCCCGCCAGCAACTACGTCACCGGGACCGTCCTCACCGTCGACGGCGGCTGGATGGGCAGATAA
- the kduI gene encoding 5-dehydro-4-deoxy-D-glucuronate isomerase, producing the protein MADAVRYGLMNTEELRETFLLEGMFEVGEIEFAYVDLDRTVIGSAVPVSEELTLETEPELRSEYFLERRELGVLNVGGAGSVVVDGKSFEMGKLDCLYAGRGSKAVTFSSESAKDPAYFYLLSYPAHAEYPTVMVKFADLQGLQLGSAETCNKRTIYKAIYKDGIKSCQLVMGFTLLESGSNWNTMPPHTHKRRSEVYFYFDVDPAHRVLHLMGPPDATSHLVVADKEVVVSPGWSIHAGVGTKNYAFCWGMGGENQAYDDMDPVSIADLR; encoded by the coding sequence ATGGCAGATGCGGTGCGCTACGGGTTGATGAACACCGAGGAGTTGCGGGAGACCTTTCTGCTGGAGGGGATGTTTGAAGTGGGGGAGATCGAATTTGCCTATGTGGACCTCGATCGAACGGTGATTGGCTCGGCAGTTCCTGTTAGCGAGGAGCTGACACTTGAGACTGAGCCGGAGTTGCGCTCGGAGTATTTTCTGGAGAGGCGTGAGCTTGGGGTTTTAAATGTAGGTGGGGCTGGTTCGGTGGTGGTAGATGGAAAGAGCTTTGAGATGGGTAAGCTGGACTGTCTCTATGCAGGTCGTGGAAGTAAGGCAGTTACTTTTTCGAGTGAGAGCGCGAAGGATCCGGCTTACTTTTATCTCTTGAGTTATCCAGCTCATGCGGAGTATCCGACTGTGATGGTGAAGTTTGCTGATTTGCAGGGATTGCAGTTAGGATCTGCCGAGACTTGTAACAAGCGGACTATTTATAAAGCTATCTACAAGGATGGAATTAAGAGCTGCCAGTTAGTGATGGGATTTACTTTGCTGGAGTCCGGAAGTAACTGGAATACTATGCCTCCGCATACACATAAGAGACGGAGTGAGGTTTATTTTTACTTCGATGTGGATCCTGCGCACCGTGTACTGCATTTGATGGGACCGCCCGATGCTACGAGTCACCTCGTAGTGGCGGATAAGGAGGTAGTGGTATCGCCGGGCTGGTCGATCCACGCTGGAGTTGGGACGAAGAACTATGCTTTTTGTTGGGGGATGGGTGGCGAGAATCAAGCTTACGACGACATGGACCCTGTATCGATTGCGGACTTGAGATGA
- a CDS encoding sugar kinase, translating into MSDASAGLTIHAADACRWDLVSLGEVMLRFDPGEERIAGARHFRVWEGGGEYNVARGLRRCFGRRTSVVTVLADNPVGRLLEDLMREGGVDLSHLQWVEYDGIGREARNGIYFLERGFGLRGAMGMMDRGHTPISQMKPGQVDWDGIFAGEGVRWFHTGGVMCALSAEAPAVAREAMVAAQRHGVVVSYDCNYRPSLWKSAGGRQGASDVNRMLAPFVDVMFGHVGDLAAVLCDASHGAPWHSYESYGEMATRVCQEFGNIKVIATTTRRPKTANRNDWGAFGYAGGRVCESIRFDDLEVLDRVGGGDSFAAGLIYGLMEAKGLQWALDCGVAHGALAMTTPGDSSMATLSEVERVMAGGSAGVQR; encoded by the coding sequence ATGAGCGATGCCTCGGCTGGGTTGACGATTCATGCGGCGGACGCTTGCAGGTGGGACCTGGTGAGTCTCGGTGAGGTGATGCTGCGGTTTGATCCTGGCGAAGAGCGGATTGCGGGAGCGCGGCACTTCCGCGTGTGGGAGGGCGGTGGCGAGTACAACGTGGCGCGCGGGCTGCGCCGGTGTTTCGGGAGACGAACATCAGTTGTTACGGTGCTCGCGGATAATCCGGTGGGTCGATTGCTCGAAGATCTGATGCGGGAGGGCGGTGTTGATCTGTCGCATCTGCAGTGGGTCGAGTATGACGGAATAGGGCGGGAGGCGCGCAACGGAATCTACTTTCTGGAGCGTGGATTTGGATTGCGCGGCGCTATGGGGATGATGGATCGGGGGCATACGCCGATCTCACAGATGAAGCCGGGGCAGGTCGATTGGGATGGGATTTTTGCCGGAGAGGGAGTGCGCTGGTTTCATACGGGTGGGGTGATGTGTGCGCTGTCGGCGGAGGCGCCTGCGGTGGCTCGAGAGGCGATGGTGGCGGCGCAGCGGCACGGGGTGGTTGTGTCATATGACTGTAACTATCGGCCGTCACTGTGGAAGAGTGCCGGTGGGCGGCAGGGAGCGAGCGATGTGAATCGGATGCTAGCTCCCTTTGTGGATGTGATGTTTGGGCATGTGGGGGATTTGGCGGCGGTCTTGTGTGACGCTTCGCATGGTGCGCCATGGCATAGTTACGAGAGCTATGGGGAGATGGCCACGCGGGTGTGCCAGGAGTTCGGGAATATCAAGGTGATTGCTACGACGACGCGGAGGCCGAAGACGGCGAACAGAAACGACTGGGGGGCGTTTGGGTATGCGGGGGGAAGGGTCTGCGAAAGTATTCGATTCGATGATCTTGAGGTGCTGGACCGTGTGGGTGGTGGGGATTCATTTGCGGCAGGTTTGATCTATGGGTTGATGGAGGCGAAGGGCTTGCAGTGGGCGCTTGATTGCGGCGTGGCGCATGGGGCGTTAGCGATGACGACGCCGGGGGATAGTTCGATGGCGACGCTGAGTGAGGTGGAGCGGGTTATGGCGGGTGGGTCGGCTGGAGTGCAGCGGTAG